The Nostoc sp. PCC 7524 nucleotide sequence GTGGAATAAGCTTTTGGCTGACGTTAAAAGTCTAAATAAATTATATATCTGCAAACAATAATAACGTTGTTATATCAATTGCAGATATATAATGCAGATTTAAATTAATCACAAGGCAAGTATATGCTAGATTCAGAAATAATCACGTTAGACTACCTCCTGATTTCCCGCTACCTTAACCGTAATTGGTATTTATGGCATAGGGTGTTAGGTAGGTGTAAAGTGACTAACATTAATAGATATGATGTGAATACAGTTTATGTACAGTTCGGTAATCATCAATCAGTAAAATGTAGCTTGGATTTTCTAGGGTTAAAGCCTAAAAATAGTATTATTAGATAGTCGTTACCCCCTCTAATAGAACAATGTAGAAACACGTTGTAAATCACAACGTTATTCACAATGTGTTTAACGTCGTTATAAAAAAAGGGGGTATCTACCCCTTTTAGTTTTCTGTATTTAGTTTTAATTAATCAATACTTGCTGTATTTGATGCTCTGCTAAAATTAGCTTTGCTCGCTCTAATTCAGACTGTAGTCTTGTTATTTCATCTTTTAGAATTGTATTTTCTTCTTTTAACTCTTCTAATTCATCTCTCTTATTCACCGCTTGGCTGAATGCCTGTTCTACGTGCTGTTGATCAAACCATTTTTGATAGATTTGCATATGTACTGCTAACGTATGACCCATGCTTGCTGCTGCTGCTCTAGTGGGTATCCCTGCTAGATGCGCTCGAATTGCCCAAGCGTGACGTAGGTCATAAGGCTTAAAACCAACATTAACCTTTTTAAACCAGTCAGATATTGATTGAATTAATGTACTTTTCCCCCGTAAATCACATCTACCATTAATATATTTATCGACCAAGGTAACTGTTTCAGGGTTTTTTAAATCAAATAATTCAATCCACTCTTTGTGTAGCGGTAGGGCTTCTCTGTTTGACGTTTTACAGTCTTCATGAACTTTCCACTTAAGATTGTTAGGTGACAACCAGTGCTTAAAATCTGGTAAATAAATTATTTCTTCGGGGCGACATCCGTATGTTGCTAGCATTCCGTAAATCCATCTGAAAACCTTCCAATTATCCGCTTGTTCTTCTCTTTTATTTCTTCTACCTGTGGCGTATTTTTCCCAATCTAAAAACTTAGATTCGATATCCGAATTGGATGGAATTGACCTTCTTTTTGTCTGAGGTTTCTTGTATTGAAGCTTTAAATTTATTCCGAATGCAGCACAGAATGAATTTAAAGTAATACTTACCCTATGTTTCATTGATGGCTTTTCGTTGGGGAACTTATCAAACTGTTCTTTGATGTTCTCTGGTGTAGCCAACATTTGTCTGTCAAATCTTTTAAGAACCGTCATGTAATTCTTGAATGTGTTTTCAGACCTAATATTTTTCTCCCTATTACAAAAGTAAGTTTCTTCATATCTGTCTAACAGTTCCCCAAATGTTTTGTCAAATTTATCCTGCTTCTTGCCTAAATATTTATCATCCCATTCAAAAGTTTTACGTGCGATTAATTTACTCAGTTCGTTGGCTTCTTCTATGGCAGTTTTTAGACCGTTTAAATTAGCAGGAATTCCTAGCGATAATTTGTACTGTTTTGCCTCTTTACCAGTTCTGCTAGTGTCCCCTGGTTTTAATGGGAGTGTTGCTTGCAGTTGGAGTGCATCCCCAGTTCTTACAATACTTACCCTTGCCTTATCAGCCTTTAGCCGTGCGTTAGCTTCCTCAAGCTTCAATTTAAGCTGTTCTTCACTCTTGGCTGTTTGTTTTTGTACGTGCTTCATTGTTCCCATATATGACCCGTCTGTAGTGGCTTTAGGCTCTGTATCGACGGTAGAAGCGTTATAAACCCTGTGCAGTCTTGTTTTTGGCATTTCTTATTTCTTGCTTAAATATCATGAGACAACCTAAGCCAAAATACGTCTGTTCATGAGAAGCAATTTGAGTGTTACTCTTGAAACTACGTATTTAGGTGGTTTTAGGATACCATGATTTCTGCTTTAATAACCGAAGTTTTCACCGATTACTTCCGCCATACAGGTGGTGCAAACAGCAATCATCTTAGGCTTGTACAGTTGGTATGCAACTTGCATACCTTCGATCATGTTGTTCAAACCACCGAATACTGCTGCGTCTTCTGTCATAGAAGAAGAAACTGCGGAGCAAGGCTCTTTGTAGTGACGGCTGAGGTGTGTACGGAAGTAAGCAACACAACCTTGAGAACCTTGAACGAAAGGTAGAGTACCTTCAAAACCCAAAGCAGCAAACATTGCGCCTACAGGTTGACAACCTTTAGCGGGGTTAACGGTTAAAGCTTCACGAGCGAAGTTCTTTTCCCGGTAGTCCCAAGATTTTGTCCATTCAGAAACTCTTTCAACTTCTTCAGGAGAGTGTGCGCCTTCAAAGTTCTTTCTCTTGTTTTCAAACAGTTCTGTGTATTCTGGCTGTTTGAATAGATCAACGTGGTCTACAATTCTATCTGGATTCTGTGGCATTTGTCTGTCTCTCTACGCTTGCTGGTTGGTTTAGTAAGTGATGTTTTGCAATAGCCTGGGTGACTGACTCCCCTGAAGGGAGTTACGAGTGATGAATCATGAATAATGAATGAAATTTCATGCAGCATTCAGCATTCACCATTCCTCCCTCGTGTCCTGGGGCGCAGACACCCCAGGCTATCCGTCTATTTCTTGGAACTAGGCAGCAGCCTTAGCTTTTGTAGCGGTTTTTTTCCAAGGTGCGCCAATCAAGTCCCAAGTGGGGCTGTTGAGGGCGAGATCCATATCACGAGCGAAGATAGCAAATCCGTCATAACCGTGATAAGGGCCGGAGTAATCCTTTTTGTGGTTTAATGGCTTTCAACGGCTTATTGTTTGCAGTAAGCACTGTTATTCATGAACATTGTTTACCCAGAACAAATTAATTTTTAGGCTAAATATAGGCTAATACCACAGCGATGCAAAATCAGGGTCAAGACAAATATCAACAAGCCTTTGCA carries:
- a CDS encoding site-specific integrase, with protein sequence MPKTRLHRVYNASTVDTEPKATTDGSYMGTMKHVQKQTAKSEEQLKLKLEEANARLKADKARVSIVRTGDALQLQATLPLKPGDTSRTGKEAKQYKLSLGIPANLNGLKTAIEEANELSKLIARKTFEWDDKYLGKKQDKFDKTFGELLDRYEETYFCNREKNIRSENTFKNYMTVLKRFDRQMLATPENIKEQFDKFPNEKPSMKHRVSITLNSFCAAFGINLKLQYKKPQTKRRSIPSNSDIESKFLDWEKYATGRRNKREEQADNWKVFRWIYGMLATYGCRPEEIIYLPDFKHWLSPNNLKWKVHEDCKTSNREALPLHKEWIELFDLKNPETVTLVDKYINGRCDLRGKSTLIQSISDWFKKVNVGFKPYDLRHAWAIRAHLAGIPTRAAAASMGHTLAVHMQIYQKWFDQQHVEQAFSQAVNKRDELEELKEENTILKDEITRLQSELERAKLILAEHQIQQVLIN